TCGGTtgaataattttaaaaatatagcGCACTCTTGCTAGTTTTCatgattaccaaccctgcctttaaggTCAGTATCGGTTTAAATGACCAATCTGTGTGTCAGATCTGTGCATCTAAGTCTGCATTACCAACCGATCAAAGTGGTTGGTTGCCATGGGCAAAGGGTTCACGCTCACAAATCAGCAATTAGTTTCTGGTAATGTAATAAATGGCTAATTTGTTAAGCACTACTGTATGGTACACTAGAGAATATGATAAACTGCAATGATAGGGGCCTTAACAGCTGCAGTGTTATCCAATGATGTGACCCCATCTTTTAGAGGGGCCTTAAGTTAAAATTTAGTTTTAAGGTCTTTTCAGTATACAGTGTGGTTATGTGGCACATATTACTATAAAAAAGTGTGCTAAATTTAACTTCAAACCTATTACTAACTGACACAAATACAATGTGCAGTATGCAGAAGACACAGAGGCTAATCGGGCCATGGGTGCATCCCTATTTAAAACTGATCAAAGCtatcattaatttattttaaaaacttctTAACCTTAGTACAAGAATGtctgtactgtgtgtactgatatTCGCACTAtgacttcattaaaaaaaatccatatctGTATCGGCTGATATGAGTGGGAGAAAATACAGGATGTTGATAATGTCttaaaaaagaagacacatttaACCCCTATTGACTCTGGTGAAAGAGATATTTAATCTCAATGAGGCTCAATAAAATccaagtttaaataaatatgaatctaCCTTAATATCTGTTGGCATTTTCTCCTGCACTGGGACTTAACCTAGTAGCTGTGTCTCCCGAGCCAAGTACTGCCAGCCATGAACACCAGCAAACAAAAAGCAGCTTTAACCATTTGTCAGGGATTAGTAGAAGACCCACCCTGGGCAGCTTTCCAACACAGAGGCCCTGGCAGCTCCTTGGGAAAAATCCGGATATGCACATACCATAAAGTTGAAAGGGTGTAGCACCATATGACGTACAAGCCAGaataaattcaaatgattaaaaactTTAAGACTTCTGGCTGCCAGAGATGGAAACTAACTGTTTCATTAGATTACCTTGTGAGGCATTATTGATAGCAGCAGCACCAGACAGACAGCGTGCGGCACATTAAACTATTTCTACAACAAACACTCGATTTAATCACTTTTTATGTAGGAAGTCatcactttttctttacttgatATGGATCCTgccaaaaagacaaaataagatGCCAACTTCCCAGCTTCCTGTGTCGGACATATTAAAGCCAACATATGGACCCAAACATGTCTAAGCACTGAGACAAAATATAACAACGTGTAGTCCTGCTTgaagaaactttttttaaacttgtataAACAATTGCGTTGGTGGTTAACAGTTATTGAGCAAGTGTGTAATAAACGATCAGCTCTGTCGAGAGGATGAGGCAGGTGGAGAAATGTTTCCCAACGCCGACGGTGAATTTCACAAGTTAGTGGACATCAGGTTTGGTTATAACGCAGATAATCCtttgatttaaagttaaaatgaaaacttttttttgtaactacTAGTTAACTCCGCAGAGAAGCTACAGACGGATTTTTTCGACTGACATTTCCTGAAAACAGTGTTAATCGTCTGGTTCACTCACCGCCGCGGGGCGTTGCTGCTGCGCTGCGTCAGGCTGTGAAAGGAGTTAACGGAGACCGTCCAGACTTCACCGAGAGGTGGATAAACGATGGCTTTactttctcctgctcctctctgctgttaCTTGACATGAGACCAGCTCCGTTAACACTGAGCACCTCCTTTACTCCCCGTGGTTGTTGAGAAACAGCTCCTCCTCACGTTGGCCAACTGAGGGGGAAACACCAGACGCAGCGACGCACGCAGAGGCGGAACATGACCGAGACATGCAGACGATCACGGTGCTCCACTCGAGTGTTACTGTCCCAGATACTTCTACCTCGATACACCCCAACTACAGCGTAATGTGTTTAAAGTaccacaagtaaaagtacttttacgcaaaaaaagtaaaatggaCCATTTCCGATTCCTATATTATATTacagaattataattatattaatacaaactATATTATAACAAGttaagctgtcaaataaatgtagtggagtaaaaagtaaaatatttgccTCCAAAATGTTGTGTACTAGAAGTAGCTTAGAAAgtatggaaatactcaagtaaagtataagTACCTCGAAATTGGGTTTAAGTACTAGAATtaagtatatatacagtaccagtcaaaagtttggacacaccttctcattcaatggtttttctttatttttatatattttttttctacattgtaaataattcttgaagacatccaaactatgaaggaacacatatcgaattatgtggtaaacaaacaaatgctcaacaaaccagaatatgttttatattttagattcgtcaaagtagttgaatgagatcTACCTAAGTAGGCTACATTTGCACAAGAACTTCATAGTTGCAGTGATACTTGAATTTAAGTTAGGTTTGTTAATACTTATATCAACTCTGCCAGATGAAATGgatttgtaataaaaatatactgtattgaTTCACTTTTctcagaaataaatgtatttcatgttgtAGAATAAAACAGTGACCATTTTCCAGCTAATAAGGACCACAGACCTCTTTTATTcctgttggaaaaaaatgcacTGTGAATCTGTCAAAGGAGCCCATGTCTGAAGTACTTCCAGGTTTTGGCACTTGTACAAACATGATAGTATAAATGGTAATCAGACTCTAGGCGCCACTTCACATACCTTTAGTCAGGTCTGATGACATACTTAGGATCGCAAAGTCAATATGCCACAACATGTAACTAATAttcaataaattacattttgcatACAGCattaaagtagtaaaaaaagatgtgtttaaaACTATCACCCTTTGTAagctttgaaaatgaaaacagagatgtATACTGAAACTTTGACACATGTACTTTTGATACAGATGATAATGAAGGATGTTAAATTatcaaatactttattttttacattaacaatcATAGAAAGAACCCCAAAGTAGAATGAATTAATCCATGCAGGTCTTTGGTATGACCTTCAGTTCCGATAGTCCAGCAGCCACGGATGTATTCTTCTGTCTTCTCTAGGTGAAGCATTTCCTGGGAGTGATTAATCATTTcagtctgtttcattttttttcttcggGACATCCAGGTTTTGTTGACCTGAGGGCTTCAGCACCGGTTCAAAATAAggtctgtaaatataaataccaCCAGCGACTCCAAGCACTGTGGCTAAGGCGATCTGTGTGAAGGGCATTCTCCTCCGAAACATGGCTTCTTTTAATATGAAATCCTAATGTAGGCACAAGATGAACCTGAAAGTAGAGTAAAGTGGTGTTATCCAAGACACTAAGCACTatgaatcatcttttttttttaacaataataattttgtATCTCCTGTGCTGTTGAATGATAAATGTTCTTACAAAATTGTAAGCATAACTTTCAGCATGGAAGTTAGCTGCTCTACATACAGGTAACTGCTGTGTTGCTGTCTGTGCTGGGCCAATGCTTTTGATTCTAAAGCACATCCAGAGCCACCACATAATAGTTCTCCATAAATTATATGTGTACAGTAGATTTTCATGTACAATCATCAACCAAGGAGGACAACTGAACAGCGACCTGTTACCTGCATTATTATGAATCTACACCTGTGTATATCCTGTTCAAGATGAATGAGCATCTGTACTTATTTGATCAATTTGGAACAGGGCAAATAAGGCCAGATTAGCCTATACACTATGCTTGTTAGGTGTTATGATTAAGTAGTGTGTTGCTCTAGCATCTTTAATCAATCAAGTTAACTCAATGGGATCATCAGACTGCCCACATGTTGTGTGTTCATGGTCATATAAGCCATTGAGCAAGACTAAATTGATCTTTTCCCTGACAATAAAACTATTTCCAAAGAATTAAGAGAcgtcttattttgaaaaccccAGACCGGATATGTTGACACTGTGTCCGCTCTCTTTACAGTTTACTAACATTCAGTTAACCAGGTGAACTCAACTCAAACGCGACAATGTAGCTGCTGTAAAAGCGATTATTTATATCCATAACTCACCGAGGAAGAGGTTTATCCGCAGGGTCTGTAATCaccaaagaaagacagacaaggGGCGCAGAGGTTAAAGCACAAGTTACGACAACAAGGACACAAGGAGGCTCCTCTGCAGCGGCGagcattcttcttcttctacgctGAATTCTGGCAGAGCTGCAGAAGCTTCAGTCCTCCACCGGAGGAGCAGTCAGACCAGGAACCTGCTCGAGATGTACAGggttacagcagcataggttatagtgcaaaccaGCTACATGgtagaaaaaagtattttaaattagttagtaataaaaataaaaatccacaataactaaaacatttatttataaataaacacagaatagttatagttataattatagtattgcacagtgtatttgtattgcacagatttgtagtgttttgttttgtggttaaAAGTCAGAATCGCTTAGAACTTCACTTTGTCTTTACTAAATATTCACCTGAGCAACATTAGAAAGAGTGGAGTTTAaatcatgtcatgttttaagGAAAAGTAACGACGGATTAAAGGGAATAATACAAACCAAAATACTTAAAGGTAGGTTGAAATGTGACTCTTACTAAGTAAAAATTTGGGACTTTTTACTTCATCTTAACATGGATCATAAATTTGAGTCCAGAGCTGCTAAATAAAGTCTAATCTCTCAAATAATAGTGAAGCAATGAGAATGAAGTgattactttttgtttgtacAGCATTGTCTATACCGTGAGTACATTTGGTCCCATATAACACTtactctcctttttttaattgatataTATGCAATGTAGTAGAAATTGTTTCACCCAAATATGTCTAAAGGCTCATCATACATCGAGCCTTTGCAGAgcagagcttttattttgaaatcaggAAACAACGTTCCGCCGGAAGTAGGTCTGAGTGCGGAAGCGCACGTCAGAAGCTGAGCACAGCTCCCTGTGAGAGGTGAAGACGAGATTGatatcatttctttatttagtcGAAGATGTGAAAGTTGAATACTGttgtttaaataaactgaaatatttctgtTCATTCGTAGCACTCGACCAACAATCTGTTTTACGTTCATTtcatataaagttattattgttttaaagttcACGAAGCCTCTGACTGAACATCAACAAAGTTACAGCCTGACAGGTGATACTTGTAAATAGTCCTGACAGGTGATACTTGTAAATAGTCCTGACAGGTGATACTTGTAAATAGTCCTGACAGGTGCACTGTGTTGGCAGGTAACAAGAGAACCATGTGCTGATGGAGAAAATCCGACCACGGCTTAAATTTGGAAATAAAGTCGAAGATGTGAAACTAAGGAAACGAAAATCCCAGCTGTACGCCAAGGAAGATGAAAGTCCTCTTAACGACGGTGGGTTCATTGTATGAAGTATTTAAAATACAGCAGTACATTGAAGTTAAAGGGAGCAAACAGCTGCATGCTGTGATGATAATAAATCAGTAACACCACTAATATGAAGTGATTTATCCTGAACTCCACAGGTGAGCTGAGAACCAGAGTCATCGTGTTTTGTGTGGCATTCAGGCTGATCAACTGCTTCCTGGTTCAAACCAGCTTCGTCCCTGATGAGTACTGGCAGTCTCTGGAGGTCTCCCATCGTATGGTCTTCAAATATCCTTTGACATTATCATCTGCAACTGTGTGACTGGACTGTTGTGGATTAGCTGCAGACAAAACAATAGATACATCAGGcaatggataaaataaataacgaTATGAACAAGGCTGGAATAAACAAAGACCAGATAAATAATCACCGGAGTCATGTACCAAAGAAGTTACAATAGTCTTGAATTCAGCCAGATATTCctcagtttaatttattttcttttggagCAGAAAACACTAAAACTTTCTGTACATCAGGGACTGAATATATTGCTTTACTTTTCACATCACTACAGTATAGAAAGCATGATTTAGCAATGTTGGAttattcagaatattttttgaCTCTATTATAAGTAAGAAATAGCATGCAAAGGAACACCTGTATTTTCTATTCTTATTCAAACCTTAACAGTGTGACTTATGGGTATCTGACCTGGGAATGGAAAGAAGGAATAAGAGGCTTCACCTATCCACTCTTCTTTGCGTTCATATACAAGATATTATACTTCATAAACTACGACTCAGTCTTTCTCCTGGCAAGTTCAGATATTTTCTATTCAGACAACCTTTACATCGGCatgtttatgaccaaatatatTTCCTGTAGTCACTTTGCGTCACTAATCCTGGTCTGGTTGGTTCTACAGATATGGCTTCCAAGAATTATTCAAGCACTCTTTGCTGCGTTTGCAGATGTAAGATTCTTCTTCCTCATGAGAACGTTGGAAAGTGGCGACGTTGCAAAATGGACGGTAAGGAGTTCACCTGTTGTACTGTGTGAATTACTGCAGTTCATTCTTCAAACAGAGCTTTGAGTCTGCTCAGATCTCCCCGAGGTTTTCAAGCTGTCTCAGTTCTCGAGTCACCTAAAATACACAAGTTGTCCTACAGCGTCTTCTTGTTTTGGTCTCTAGTTCTTCTGCCACATGTGCTCGTGGTTCTCGTGGTACTGCTGCACCAGGACTCTGACCAACAGCATGGAGACCACCATCACCTGTCTGGCTCTGTCTTACTTTCCATTGCCTGgatccaaaacacacagcaggtctTGTCTTGTTACATCTTTCTATCTATTTAATCCATCTCTTCacttaaatatattatttacagacacattgttgatgtttttccagaaaaatatatttgaccCTGGTCGCCTTGGCAGTCATCGTTCGACCGACAGCCCTGATTGTCTGGTTTCCTCTGGTGATGTACCATTTCTGGCTGGAAAATAACAAACTGAGGCTCATCACTCATAACTTAATTCCTATAGGGTTTGTACTTCTACTTTCCTGTCAATTTAATCTGTTTCATCctcatgtttttattgcataatCTTTTTTTACCCCTAATTTCCAGAGCTTTGGCTGTTGTGATTTCAACAGTAATCGACTGCATATTTTATGAAAAGGTAAAACCTAAAATCcatcatgtgatttttttttttaggttacaGTAACAGCTGCTTATAAAGTCAAATGTAACAGTTGCTCTATCTGTTTCTCAGCTGACCATGGTGCAGTTCAACTTCCTGAAGTTTAACGTCTTGCACAGTGTAGCAGACTTCTACGGGTCTCATCCCTGGCACTGGTACTTCACTCAGGGGTTTGCCGTCGTGATCGGCCCTCATCTTCCGCTCTTCTTTCACGGATGCAGCATCGCCTTCAAAAGATACAAAGTTCTGTTGGCAGCGGTCGTCTGGACAATCGTGGTTTACAGGTAAAATGTCTCGGTTAACAATTATTAGCCCGTATCTATCAAACTTCTAAGAGTTACACTTAAAGATGCTTTAAAGAGCCAACAGTGACTCTCTTCTCATTACAGTGAAGTGTTGGAGTGTGATCACATGACTAATCAACTGTATGCTCAGAGTAAGAAtagccaatcagaaacaagGACAAATGGAATCTTATGAAATCCTAATTTTCTCCGTGAGATGTTATTCTGTAGaagcaaaaaagtatttttgtttgtcttgtttgtgtaatttaaaaaataaatatatatatctccaGTGGCAATGcatttttgtaataaacaaCATCTCATAAGTATAAGAAAATAGATGGTAAGTGGTGTAACATCCTATCAAATGTGTGTCTGCGGATGACGGCTAACAAGAAAGCAGCAGCAAATAGTATTCTGAATTACTTCAGTTGCTTCAGATATAACAAATTATTCAGTCgttcaaaatcatttttcagaaGAGGCTCACTCCTGTAATTAAGTCAAAAGAAATTTcataaaaagcttttattcttaAGTTTTTAAGTTGGAGTAATTTTGTAAACAAAGTTGTATTTTCATCTAACAAACATAtcttgattaataaaaaaaatgttgctgatCATTTTGAAACCTGCACTGTTTACATCCATATTTACTTGCTAGCAGTCAACTTAACTGCCTTTACTGGcacattgttgtgtttgttgctgtGTTGCTGCCACCCGCCATCAGTGACCCACTCATAAAAATAGTTGTCGTTACTAGTGGCACATGGAGCCTTTAAAACCAAACCCAGTCTGTTCACTGACATGTTTGAATCCTTTCCTTCAGTTTGCTTCCTCACAAGGAGTTCAGATTCATCTATCCGTTGCTGCCCTTCTGTATGATCTTCTGTGGTAAGCTCTTATTCCACATGTAAAACATCTTTGTGATAACGAACAGACAGATGTGTCTTTTAAAtatgtctttcttctttttctactaCAGGGATATCTTTGGCTAATTTGAAAGCCTGGCGACCAACTGCTGCGTTCATCCTGTTAGTGACCAACCTGGTTGCAGCTCTGTACACCGGCCTGATCCACCAGAGAGGCACTCTGGACGTCATGAGCCACATTCAGACTCTGTGTGATGTCAGCAGCACCTCCAGCCCTCCGCAGCCAGACGT
This region of Anoplopoma fimbria isolate UVic2021 breed Golden Eagle Sablefish chromosome 2, Afim_UVic_2022, whole genome shotgun sequence genomic DNA includes:
- the pigb gene encoding GPI mannosyltransferase 3, coding for MEKIRPRLKFGNKVEDVKLRKRKSQLYAKEDESPLNDGELRTRVIVFCVAFRLINCFLVQTSFVPDEYWQSLEVSHRMVFNYGYLTWEWKEGIRGFTYPLFFAFIYKILYFINYDSVFLLIWLPRIIQALFAAFADVRFFFLMRTLESGDVAKWTFFCHMCSWFSWYCCTRTLTNSMETTITCLALSYFPLPGSKTHSRKIYLTLVALAVIVRPTALIVWFPLVMYHFWLENNKLRLITHNLIPIGALAVVISTVIDCIFYEKLTMVQFNFLKFNVLHSVADFYGSHPWHWYFTQGFAVVIGPHLPLFFHGCSIAFKRYKVLLAAVVWTIVVYSLLPHKEFRFIYPLLPFCMIFCGISLANLKAWRPTAAFILLVTNLVAALYTGLIHQRGTLDVMSHIQTLCDVSSTSSPPQPDVLFLMPCHSTPYYSHVHCPMKMRFLECPPDLGEEGYVDEADSFYDDPLHWLRTSFPYKSSLPTHLVLFDVLEKEISVFLQGNKFVRTAEIFHTHFPEGRVGGSIFIYERH
- the LOC129101069 gene encoding protein PIGBOS1; translated protein: MFRRRMPFTQIALATVLGVAGGIYIYRPYFEPVLKPSGQQNLDVPKKKNETD